In the Arachis stenosperma cultivar V10309 chromosome 8, arast.V10309.gnm1.PFL2, whole genome shotgun sequence genome, TTTTtaacaatttaattaataattgtaACTCAATTGAGCAGAAAGCAGAAAACCTAACTAAAACCGAAGAGTGTTGGTTCGTTTTGTTAGTTACCTCGGCAATTTCAACGGTTCCAGCTTGCTCGAAAAGCATGGCGAGTTTCTGGCTATCAACGTCATAAGGCAAGTTTCCAACGAAGATTTTCGCCTCCTCTGGTGGCTCAACAAAATcccctccttcttcttctccttcttcttcttcttcttcttcgtctcCGTCTTCGGCTTCAGCAACTTCAGCTTCGCCTACGATTTCAGCGCTGGGTTCCCAATCGGAAAGTGCAGGTTCTTCAGCTTCTTGCTGTTCCAAGGTGAGAGTGTTGTCTTCCTCTTGCTGGGCCCAGTCGGAGGTTTGGGCCACGTGAGTGAGCACGTGATGATGGCGCCTTGCggtgagagaaagagagagggaagGGAATGGAGAAGCGAGTTTGAAGAGAGTGTGGTGGTGGGGTTTGGAATTTGAATGGGTGATGTGTTTGGAATGGAAGAGAgaggaaggaggagagagaaggCATGATTCTGCCATGGTAGTTAGGGATTTGAAGCCAGTGATGATAGACATGTAACCGTAAGAacagagagaagaagagaaagggtTTTGAATTGAAGGGAATGAGGATAAGGAAGGAGGGGGTGGGAATTGAAAGCAAAGGGTTTACGGtgattctcaacaacaccaaaaaTATCAAGCAGATCATTCTTCTCTTATCACATGATTATTTGGGCTgggctttttttcttttccatctcTGAATTTAAATTGggtttttaaagaaaaaaaaatccttaagcaggatatatattcttttttcCTAACCAAGGGTTGGTCGAGTGATCAgctcactcgtccgcttaaacaagtgttgagagttcgaatcccgccttgtgcatgcagcaactcATTGGTCAGCGGCAGACCCTTAAATGGAGTTCAGATCCGCGACGGATTAGTCCTTAACCTGTCGGATTTGGGGATACCGTTTggataaaccaaaaaaaaatatattcttttttctttaaccAATTGGTCTGCTTAAGCAAGTATCGGGAGTTTGAATCCCAcattgtgcatgcagcaactcATTAGCTAGTAACAGATCCTTAAATGAAACTCAGATTCGCGACGGATTAGTCCTTAGCCTTGGCGCCAACTAATGTGTTtagttatttacttatttatttatttatacttTTTGACTTTTGTATTATTTTGTTTACACTTATTATTTTCTTGTATCATAATCTAGTTGaccaaaatgaaaaaaaaaatactataggATGcttgacaaaaatgttatttgtaGTAGTATTTTATTTGTTCTAGCAACCGGAAGATTAAGGTTCTGGAACCTTCCCAAAGACATTAGGATTACTCCCCTTGACATTTTTCATTATTAAAATTACACATAACAATATTATTAGTTTCATGATTTAGCAGTTAAGAAAAAAGGTAACTGCAAAATTAGCCCAAGTTAGTATACAAGTTCAATGCCCCTTGATTTGCAATCGCTACCATCAAGATTAATTGTGAGTAGTCCATTTTCATGGTTGTAGAAGAACTCATTTTCCTCCTTCATTTCCACCATGCAACGTTTTGGTCTAACATTAGAGTATGCTCCAAATCTGCCACATCCTCTGGTTTTGATTTTGACCATGCATTCTTCATCATTAACAGCATCCATGGTGCAGTTCAGAGATTCAACTGCACCCCCTGAATTGTACATGTCAAGCAATCCTATTGGTGCAAATTCTACATCATTACCAAACACCTGTATGTTTCAATCATTAGCATTAACATTAACATCTTTGCATGTTGGCCTTAGTAAACatgatttcttttttctttcataaaataaaaaattacaatgttAAGATAGTAGGATAATTACCTTGATTGGTGATACTGTATATATTTCACATTGGAGAGTCTCTAATGTCACTTCtagtttttctttgttttgtaGCTTGGTAAGAACACCTGCATTATAGTCCCATTTTAGGGAAGTAGATATGAGTTTGGGAATACTCAAAGTGGGGGTATTTTCATCCCTTAACTAGAGGTCTCGGATTTGAATCAAAGAAAGAGAAACAAACAAGACACTGAAAACAAAAACATGAACCAAACATACTCCGAGGTTTTTTCTAGTCTTTATCGCTCGCCGGTATCCGAATCATATTATCAGAAATTCGACTAATTCGAGTCAAGAAACAGTAGTTGTTTCTCCGGGTATAGATTCTTTCCAATCCGCAGTCCTCGAATTTAGGACTACTAGTAAGAAGACTACAAACTAGTCTATCAATTGACCAACATGTAATAAGAATGTAATTGTTGAATTGAAATTTGAACCTGAATTGAAGGCATATATTGCACAATTTCCATTCCAGTTTTCTCCTGCAACATCTTCTAGAAACTCCACATCAAGGGGTCTCACTTTCCCTGATAAGGTTATGTTATTTGGTGTTCCATCAACTGGTTTCAGTGGCCAGCTTCCTGCTCCTTGGCAATTGAACACACCTACCACCCCAGTGAACTTGTTCATGTTCCAAATCTTCAGCAAACTGCACAAAaaggataataataatttagCATACCTTTTTGAGCAAATCTTATTTGGTCGAAACTCACATGCAGTTgttttcatgtgaagttgatagctatgagtcgttagataatttgacaTGTTTGACTAAATTGTCATCTAACGATTCTTAATTGTCAGTTTCACGACATCTGCATATGAGTCTCTCCTGTAAGATTAGGGATAATTTAGGATACCTTTTACCATCCATAACAGGATCTTTAAACAAGCAATCTCGAGTCGGGCGGCCGGTGAATCTTGCTCTCAAGACTGATCCATTAGGCAGTACTAACTTCTTGAGGATCTCAAAATCATGATTTCCAGGCTTATCACTGTATACTTTATCAAATTTTGGTTAAGATCATTtcagaattttttttcttaagcATAAGAAAAACATTTTTTGGTGCATTATTTACCTTACATATACTGCACAACCACCTATTGCTCTTGCTGCAGCATGGAACTCAGCAGTGTCATGCTTGCTCTgaaaaaaaataggaaaaaatgTTCAGAATCATATGAAGCAACTTGTAACATTTTCAGTCATTGAtaaaagatttgagaagaaaaGGTGACAGGAATATTGTATTACATGGAACATGTCCCAATCAGACACAAATATCTCCCCAAGAAGAAGACTATTGAAGGATACTGAGGCAATGTGTAAGGTTTGAAGTTTTGGCTTTCCTGGCATGAAATCTTCAGATGCTCTTGCTGATGCACTCTTCTTTGAACTAAAAATTTATCAACAGAAAATTTTAGCTTCGATACAGTATAAATAATTCTTTATATAGTTAAATACGTTTCTGGTATACATAAaggagtttaattttgattcttTAACAGTCATTGAATTACATCTGTTTTTTTGGATGACTATTAATACGGTCAATGTAAAAAGTAGTTATTTTTGCTGACACAATGTTACATGATTGGATGTACGTGTAAAACTGCATTACATTCatagtgcatcaaaattaaatctcAGATATAGATCAACTTAGAGTAAGATACTTTTGCTCTTAACCCTTCTTGATATTTAGTTAAGTACACAAACCTGTATATTGAATCAGAGTTGTGAGACATGCAACAAATGAGGTTATTGTCCTTGAAGTTCTTGGCTATAGATTCCTCTAGTGCCTCTTGATACCGTTTCGTCAGCGAAACTCGTCCGCCATGGCCAGAGCCTAAGGTTTCTATCACATTCTGGACATCAACTTTGACGCCGTCGACGCCACAGCTAGCAAGATAACTGTGATAGTCATTGTAGAAATCTTGAAGCTTTTCAGGATCCATGATTCCAACTCCATATTTTTGCAGGCTGTCCATGGCTATATCTCTAAGGTTCCCTGTGTTTCCAGGTGATTGAATTGGATATGAAAGTTTTGGATTGTATTTCTTCATAGCTTCTGATGATGGGAATACTCCTCCCCAGTAACCAGCTAATGCATGCCACATGTAAACATATCTGCATGGTTTACAAAATTGTAACTCTCTTCAATTCTCTTCTTATTGTGAATCATGGTGTTGTAGATTAGGCCTTGTTTGCAAACTGTCTTAGTAATTCAAAATATAGATATATTTGCAAATACAAACTTATTTCGAGATAGATGACTTCTATCTTGAGAGAATAATTGCTCGGTTTTATATTCACAAAGATACACAAAACCTTTCTATCCCGTATATGTATATTCTGTTATGAGATACTTACTTAAAATAGCTTATAGTTAATGGCGACCGACACATGAAGGAACGAATAATGCATAAATGCTTTAATTGACATGAGATTGCTTACTTTAGTCCAAAGTTGTGTTTGATGAAATCAACAAAATTGTGGAGATTGTTGCAAGAATTGTCAAGGTCTGCATTATTgaactttttgttttctttcatgCCTA is a window encoding:
- the LOC130946605 gene encoding 28 kDa ribonucleoprotein, chloroplastic-like isoform X2, yielding MSIITGFKSLTTMAESCLLSPPSSLFHSKHITHSNSKPHHHTLFKLASPFPSLSLSLTARRHHHVLTHVAQTSDWAQQEEDNTLTLEQQEAEEPALSDWEPSAEIVGEAEVAEAEDGDEEEEEEEGEEEGGDFVEPPEEAKIFVGNLPYDVDSQKLAMLFEQAGTVEIAEVIYNRDTDQSRGFGFVTMSTVEEAEAAVDKFHRYDLGGRLLTVNKASPRGERPERPPRSFEQAFRIYVGNLPWDVDNGRLEQIFSEHGKVVNARVVYDRETGRSRGFGFVTMTDESEMNDAIAALDGRYFNGRAIRVNVAEDRPRRSF
- the LOC130946605 gene encoding 28 kDa ribonucleoprotein, chloroplastic-like isoform X1, whose amino-acid sequence is MSIITGFKSLTTMAESCLLSPPSSLFHSKHITHSNSKPHHHTLFKLASPFPSLSLSLTARRHHHVLTHVAQTSDWAQQEEDNTLTLEQQEAEEPALSDWEPSAEIVGEAEVAEAEDGDEEEEEEEGEEEGGDFVEPPEEAKIFVGNLPYDVDSQKLAMLFEQAGTVEIAEVIYNRDTDQSRGFGFVTMSTVEEAEAAVDKFHRYDLGGRLLTVNKASPRGERPERPPRSFEQAFRIYVGNLPWDVDNGRLEQIFSEHGKVVNARVVYDRETGRSRGFGFVTMTDESEMNDAIAALDGRYFKATLSRYQCYTFHALIIQNVLNFELERTTF
- the LOC130943698 gene encoding probable galactinol--sucrose galactosyltransferase 2, which encodes MTVKVVPSLNEERCLVVRGKVVLTDVPKNIQVSSIGTAESDSAAFLGATSHLPSSRHVFTLGILRGYKLLSLFRVKIWWMIPRVGKCASDVPLETQFLLLEAREDSALNGDDDNDDEFCSDSDEDPSTSQNTNYILFLPVLDGQFRSTLQGTQSNQLQFCVESGDAHIKTSQSLEAVFVNSGNNPFELVRNSIKILEKLKGSFSHIEHKKIPAHLDWFGWCTWDAFYNQVSPQGIREGLQSFSEGSCSPKFLIIDDGWQDTFNEFHKEGEPPIEGIQFATRLIGMKENKKFNNADLDNSCNNLHNFVDFIKHNFGLKYVYMWHALAGYWGGVFPSSEAMKKYNPKLSYPIQSPGNTGNLRDIAMDSLQKYGVGIMDPEKLQDFYNDYHSYLASCGVDGVKVDVQNVIETLGSGHGGRVSLTKRYQEALEESIAKNFKDNNLICCMSHNSDSIYSSKKSASARASEDFMPGKPKLQTLHIASVSFNSLLLGEIFVSDWDMFHSKHDTAEFHAAARAIGGCAVYVSDKPGNHDFEILKKLVLPNGSVLRARFTGRPTRDCLFKDPVMDGKSLLKIWNMNKFTGVVGVFNCQGAGSWPLKPVDGTPNNITLSGKVRPLDVEFLEDVAGENWNGNCAIYAFNSGVLTKLQNKEKLEVTLETLQCEIYTVSPIKVFGNDVEFAPIGLLDMYNSGGAVESLNCTMDAVNDEECMVKIKTRGCGRFGAYSNVRPKRCMVEMKEENEFFYNHENGLLTINLDGSDCKSRGIELVY